Sequence from the Ectothiorhodospira sp. BSL-9 genome:
AATACCGTGGAGTCATCCATGCGCCCCTGGCGCAGGCGCACGCACTTGCCTTCTTTCAGGTCGATGGCCGGAATCACCAGCATGATCACAATCCCCTGGGTTGGTCTCTAAACGCCGCCGGTCCAGTGCATGAAGTTCTTCAGCAGGGTCAGGCCCGGGGCGGCGCTCTTTTCCGGGTGACACTGGATGGCAAAGATATGGTCCTGGGCCAAGGCCGATGCAAACGGCAGGCCGTACTGCGTGGTGCCAGCCACTATCTGGTAGCTGGACGGCACCACATGGTAGCTGTGCACGAAATAGAAGCGGCTGTCCTGATCGATGCCTTCCCACAAGGGATGGGCACGTGCCTGGTGCACCTGATTCCAGCCCATGTGCGGAATCTTGAGCCGCTGGCCCTGCGCGTCGACCTGATGATCCTCAAAACGGCGCACACCACCGGCGATCAGCCCCAGACAATCGGTGCCTCCATTCTCATCGCTGCGGTCCATGAGCACCTGCAGGCCCATGCAGATACCCAGGAAGGGTCGCGTGGTCGCGACCTCGGTGAGCACGGGGATGAGTTTCCGATCCCGCAGCGCCGCCATGCAATCCCGGGCCGCCCCCTGGCCGGGGAAGACCACCCGGTCCGCCTCGAGGATATCATCGGCGCCTTCCACCAGGCGCACCCGGGTATCGGCGGGAGCCACATGCTCCAGGGCCTTGACCACGGAACGCAGATTG
This genomic interval carries:
- the hisH gene encoding imidazole glycerol phosphate synthase subunit HisH, whose translation is MKFVAVVDYGMGNLRSVVKALEHVAPADTRVRLVEGADDILEADRVVFPGQGAARDCMAALRDRKLIPVLTEVATTRPFLGICMGLQVLMDRSDENGGTDCLGLIAGGVRRFEDHQVDAQGQRLKIPHMGWNQVHQARAHPLWEGIDQDSRFYFVHSYHVVPSSYQIVAGTTQYGLPFASALAQDHIFAIQCHPEKSAAPGLTLLKNFMHWTGGV